DNA sequence from the Cucumis melo cultivar AY chromosome 6, USDA_Cmelo_AY_1.0, whole genome shotgun sequence genome:
GGCAAATTTTGAAATTCCCCAAGTGGACTCAAAAGTAATTAcactttctttttaaaatcctccaaatttcttcttcttcccaaaTCTCCCCTTCTTCACACCATTAATTTTCAGAAAATCCTCAAAAATCAATCATGAGAAGAAGAACAAAAGGCTTCAAATTGAAAATCAAGCTTCTCAAGATCTTCAAATGGAGAACCCATTTCTTCAATCTTCATACTTATTCCAATCCCTTCTCCAAGCTTTTTTCTCTTGCAACCGCGCCGTTTTCTCGCCGGGTCGGGTACGCCCGCCTAAACCGGGTGCGGTCTACGCCGGCAGTGGCGACGCCAAAAGGGTATTTGGCTGTCCACGTCGGCGGACCGGAGGATGAGACGGAGAGACATCTTGTGCCGGTGATTTACTTCAATCATCCCATGTTCCGGAAATTGCTGCAGGCGGCGGAGGTGATTTATGGGTTTGATTATCCCGGTCGGATCGTTATTCCGGTTGATGTTTCGGAGTTTGAGGAGGTTAAAAATGGTATTGCGGCCGCGGAGAACGGCCGCTACTGTCGGCGTAGCGGTGGATACCGACGCCGGCGTTGTGGAAAGTAGAATATGTTAATAGTTTGAGAAGAGGTGATCGAGCATGGATCGTAGTCGATTTTTCGATCAAACAAAGTTCAGTAAATCTTCGAACCAAGTCCGAC
Encoded proteins:
- the LOC103490920 gene encoding auxin-responsive protein SAUR32, with the protein product MRRRTKGFKLKIKLLKIFKWRTHFFNLHTYSNPFSKLFSLATAPFSRRVGYARLNRVRSTPAVATPKGYLAVHVGGPEDETERHLVPVIYFNHPMFRKLLQAAEVIYGFDYPGRIVIPVDVSEFEEVKNGIAAAENGRYCRRSGGYRRRRCGK